The genomic stretch tatatatatgaataagaataacaaataataattcattcgattaacctaaatttaattttgcagGCTGATGTTCGCCATGCATACCAAATTCCGAAGAGCAGAGGATTAAAGGATGAAGCTTTGTCTGCAACAGAAGCTGATTTTAAAGTTATAACCGTCATGAAAGACGGGAGTGGCAATTTTACAACAGTGACTGATGCATTAAACGGCATCCCAATGTCAAATGCAAATAgagtaattattaaaataggtGGAGGTTTGTATTGGGAGAAAATCACCATTGATAggtcaaagaaaaatataacattttatggGGACCCAAATGACATGCCGAAAATAAGTTTCAATGGGACAGCTGCTGACTATAACGGCACCCTTAATAGTGCTACAGTAGCAGTAGAGAGTGATTATTTTATGGCTGTGAATATTGAATTTGTGGTACCTACTTTTCTCTACTTTACAGTTTCACACTTACTGACAATATATGCATTCTAATGTTAgactttaacttttttttttttttcatttttttctctcttttgaatCTCTTACAGAGAACTATTATGTATGTGACTATAATTAACTTTTATCATTCTATTGTGATCATCTTAATTTTTGTTCTCTATTTGGACTTTTCTTATAGAATTCAGCTCCAATGCCGGATGGAAAAAGAGAGGGTGCACAAGCAGTTGCCATGAGAATATCGGGAGATAAAGCAACCTTCTACAATTGCAAATTTATAGGCTATCAGGATACATTATGTGATGATAAAGGCAAACATTTATTCAAGGACTGCTATATCTCTGGCACGGTTGATTTCATTTTTGGAAATGGCCAATCCATGTATTTGGTACTTCCACTTCCACACcactcattattattattacaccTTAGGTAGTTTAAATATGTATAGCttgaaacataaatttgaaagacaaaatatcaaaagaaagaaaaaaacacaaaacctaACATGTTAACCATATCAATTACTTTGATGAatcatattgatttatttatttatttattttgttcaattgGAGACTTAAAATTGGGATGTTGATGCAGAACACTACTTTAAGATCAGTTTCAAATAAAACTGGAGTCATCACAGCACAAGCTAGAAGTAACGAGAATGAAAAAAGtggatttgtttttgtttattgcaATGTAACCGGCACTAATGAAACTGAACTTGGTCGCCCGTGGAAAGAGAAAGCTAGGGTGATTTTCGCTCACACATATATGGATACTGTTGTTAACAAGGAAGGATGGTCTGACGGCATGAAGGCGGGCGAACACAAGTATTCACCTCGATCGTTATTTCCCATAGTTTATAAGGATATGAATTCATAACAAATAAAGTGTtttcttatttgaaaattttgtaggTCTCCTTATTTTGGAGAATACAAGTGTTGGGGACCTGGAGCTAATTTAACTGGCCGAGCCAAATTCGTAAAAAATCTAACTGATGAAGAAGCACGTCCCTTTTTGAGCATGGCGTTCATTGATGGAGACAATTGGATTGTTCCACCTCCTATGGTGCCCTAAACCAAATAATCAGTAAAATCATCACTAATGTATCGATGattgtaataattatttgacaaaattttaagtgCCCTAAAACTTTTGTATAACAGTAGATTTGTTTTTGAGTGACAAGAAACTTGCATAGCTATAAATTTGCTCAGTTCCTCTCCTCAGTTAAAGACAAAAACTAAGCATGCGTTATGTTTATAATTGAATGTCCGTCTTTTGCATGAAGagaagaacaaaattttatcttttcctgtaaataagaatatatcTCGGAAATAGCCTCCGCCATGATCTTAACATTGCAGTCGTGCTAAACAGGAGAGTCTTAATGGGGGTAATCTGTCACAGTACCAATACGAATTCTTCGCTGCCCATTGTAATGACACTAAAATTTGGTGAAAACTGAAAAGAAAAGTGTAGATCGATTGAAGAAAGTTGAAGAGCAAAGAAAGAGAAACCCTAAGTATATGGAGAGAAAAGAAACGAACTGAAATAGTGAGTAACCtctgattttattaaagaatggCAAAAGTTACAGTGCTTGaattacatttgaatttataaaccTTTGAATCTGGTGTGGCAATCTTGGTGAAATGCAACAACCACAATTGATCCTTTTACAGAGAAAACACACTAACATTGATTCTAAGCCGTTGGATTTTACAAACTCAGTCGTTAACTAACCACTAGTTTGCTGCTGAAAGGCTTGTACCTCCTCTAAACAGGCATGAGCTCCACAGGCAAATGATTTGGAAAGTAGCAGCCCTACAACACCGAAGGAAGAAATCAATTTTATGGTAAGTTCAAATTACaatcaagaagaaaaaatttgaccaccggaataaaatttttagaatgtAAACAACAATCTTGAATCACTAAATATTGCCTTTTCGAGCATCAAGGTTATCAAGTTTATCCTTCACTATCCTTTAGACTGCAAAATAAGGGGACAATCAAGcaaataaaaccatataaaaatGGTTGTTAGCAAGGTTTAAGTTTAAGCCTTTGGCatgtttataaaatcttaatttaaattatttaaaaaacattagTTGTTATCATCTCAACGGGACTAACTATAGAAATAGCGTTAAATCtattttactataaaattttCACATAGGTGATTCATTCTACCATCTATGGTACTGTACATAAACTAATAGACGTAGTCAGACTTACATTTACAAGAATCAAGATGGCACTATTAGGCACAGCAGCTAAAGGAATGAACTCAGAGTTTGTCTTATCACTGCTTGCAACACAAAAAAGTATACTTGAGGGTAGTTGATTCTTCGAGACAAAAACTAATCACTTTCATGACAGACTTTACTTTTACTCAGTCTTTAATGATGTATTTATTCTTTggtcaaattgaaaaaatgatcaaagatcaattaatttaacaaataatatttaaacattatggtttttgtttgatatatatGTCAATTCCAACGATACCAATTATCTTCATCGTCATATTtctaaatattgtaaaaatattcCACATGACTTGAGAGGgtaataacaaattttctttactAGATTACGATCAGTTGACGACTCCAGTGCAACATGTATTTTGGGCAGTTTAGGGCATGTTGgagaaatgaattttttcatttacaattaaaaaaaaaatatgagtctaTAGTCCTGTATGTTATAGttttttaccaatttttttgcatatgttaaaaaaaaaattttagaataaatgatataaaacaGTGTTCAAccaatatttaaacaaatttctagGTCTACCCCTAAGTCTGATATTCGTAGGAATTATAAActgatgaaattaaaaattataaaagaactaaataattttaatgatattatttcaattacttctaattataattagaaCATTGATACATTTGCATAATTGTTTAATACGTTGATTCTAATTAGAAGttgtgtaaaaaaattattgtgtttaattcaTTAGATCACTAGAATATTCTCATTCTAGcgttattatttatcaaacattaactaatattttttatgaatataaaattaataatactttttaatgtataactctatttttacaattacattagataatgcaaaaaataataatagagtaGTTGAATTAATATtgcatttaatggaaaattatttcatattaaatgtgcaagtctttttatgaatttaacaacttaaaatagtttgaacttaataaaatatcaaatggCAAAATAAGAGATGTCATCCTTATCACACATGATAGAGCCCCTGAAAACAGTCACCGATCAATATTCAtcacatgtataattttatataatatggtatttattaatgataCTTTTAAAGAATATAGATATAGTCAAAGTTTTCAAAACCAGACCAGGATAAAAACCGTTTTTAAGTATTGGTTTCGGTCAGATTGGTTCGACCGTTTGAACTGATCGGTTGGATCGGAGTTACAGTTTAGTCATAAAATCTACATGTGTACGTTGTTGCTTTCCTTACTGCTTCTCATACAAATACTCTttaaatttgagtatataatattgttttgtttctaACAGTATTagaaaataacttattttctaATCACATTATGAAGTTCACTATACAAAAGCCTTAAGCAATTCACAGAAGTTCACTGTTCACTTCacatagttttaaatttgaaactttCAAAAGTTTTCATAGCCTTAAGCAATTGATTCAAAGAGTTTACAAAATCTTACAAAACACCAACTTCCTGTCATTGTTTGAGAAGTCGCCAgtcacaacaacaacaacagaaACTAGTCATCTTCAACCATCGTCTGAGCTGAGAACTCGTCGTGAAACTTGTAAATATAGTCGTGAAACTGCTACCTTGTGAGCCTACAAACCAACACTCCTCGGTGGTAGCATCGTCATCGGCTGTTGTATTTAAATCATCATCGCCAAGGAACAAGAAGTTCATCAGAGAAATTCGTCTGCTACAGCAATTGAGAATTGCGTCTGCGTGCGCTAGAAGgaacagggaaaaaaaagaaaacagtgtTTTATATGCACCCTTGAACCGGGATCTGACTGGACCGGGTTGGACCGCGGTTCAAGCAAGAACCAGCGGTTCAACCACGGTCCAATCTGATTTCAATTCCAAAACGGTTTTGCCTTCATCAACGCCCGACTACAGtgccggttcacgggccaaccGGTTCAATCAGTCGGTCTGGTTCGATTTTTAAATCCATGGatataataatgtttttcaagatatttttggacaaatggaggaaaatttttaaaaatattggaagaGGTACCTTTTTGTTTCAGCTACCATTTTATATCCTAGGGCCACATTCTTAGGAACATAACATTgtttaaatgttataaataaaaatttattacaactGAGCACtagtaaaatagaaaattttcaagattttttacttaGAATATCTAATATTTATGAACATAAATATGGAAGGATGTCACATACTTTTGAACCAAAGGCAAGTTCAGTGGTTCATCCAAATGTAAGTCACATGTATAGTTTATCTTACCCAAAGGTAAATAACATATAGGTCAAAGCTTAAATTatagtaaattttataattttattaatattgatcattattataaaattatgaattgataTGGTGACACATTTGATATTTTAACATGGTGGAAAGCACAATAAGAAAATTATCCTAAACTTTCGGTCATGACACATGATTTACTAAAGCCTTTGATGTCTACTATAACATTAGAATCAACTTTTAGTACAAATGAATGCACGTTAAACAACAAACAATCGAACTTACACTATAACATAATAGAGGCAATCATTTGTATGAAACATTCAATGacaattaaattcaaattacataatcaaATAGTAGAgaatatatttgaagaatttagGAATTTAAATGTTGAAGATTattagaaattatataattcaaatttatatttatatattatgtaaatcaattgatttatattacctatgatttttttaataatgtaatCATGATGTTCCTCCGtcacaaatgaaaaattatcaataaaaatttcaaagtatTGTCATCgactttattaatttgaaaataaattttatttaattttatatgatcattaaattaaaaataatattttattgtttaagtaATGAAGAGGCCCAATAAAAATCCCTAAACTGACCCATTAAATGTTTGGCATGATAAGACCTCATAAATTGTAAGTCATGTAGTGGGCCTTAATTTTTTTACAGGCCAACCTAGCTCACAAAGCTGGTGACAATGTAGGCCTTGGCCAAGCCTACTTATAGTGTGGGTCTTGGCCAAGCCGGCACAATGGACTATGCCAAGTTAATTTGACATGACCCACAatc from Mangifera indica cultivar Alphonso chromosome 6, CATAS_Mindica_2.1, whole genome shotgun sequence encodes the following:
- the LOC123218823 gene encoding putative pectinesterase 63, translating into MHSSILAAILLLCLLSFTVESRKLHRTDNESSTNGTQGVVLIAGWHGYEKYRHQADVRHAYQIPKSRGLKDEALSATEADFKVITVMKDGSGNFTTVTDALNGIPMSNANRVIIKIGGGLYWEKITIDRSKKNITFYGDPNDMPKISFNGTAADYNGTLNSATVAVESDYFMAVNIEFVNSAPMPDGKREGAQAVAMRISGDKATFYNCKFIGYQDTLCDDKGKHLFKDCYISGTVDFIFGNGQSMYLNTTLRSVSNKTGVITAQARSNENEKSGFVFVYCNVTGTNETELGRPWKEKARVIFAHTYMDTVVNKEGWSDGMKAGEHKSPYFGEYKCWGPGANLTGRAKFVKNLTDEEARPFLSMAFIDGDNWIVPPPMVP